Below is a genomic region from Streptococcus salivarius.
TATGCCTAAGCAACGCTTGATTCAAACTCTGACCGATAAACTGAATAGCGTAACGCGTGAATCTCTTACTGGAATTCGTGTGGTGCGTGCCTATAACGCCGAAAGTTATCAAGAGGATAAATTTGAAAAGGCCAATACTGATTTGACCCAAAACAATCTCTTTATCGGTCGTTCTTTGGCCTTACTGACACCGGTAATGACTGCTGTATCAAGTGGTTTGACACTGGCTATTTATTGGATTGGTGCACATTTGATTGAAGATGTTAAGATTCCAACAGATCCAACTAAGATTGCTGGTGCCATGGAAAATAAGATCCATCTTTTCTCAGACATGGTGGTTTATTCATCTTATGCCATGCAGGTTGTTATGGGATTCATGATGATGATTGTTGTTTTCTTCCTTCTTCCACGTGCAGTTGTAGCAGCTGGTCGTATCAATGAAGTTCTAGATACCCAATCTTCAGTCTCTTATCCTGAAAATAGTTCTAAAAAACCTAAAGAAGTGGGTACTGTCGAATTTGATGATGTTTCCTTCCGTTATTCTGAAACTTCAGAGCCTGTTTTGGAGCATGTTAGCTTCAAAGCTAAAAAAGGTGACACGGTTGCCTTTATTGGTTCGACTGGATCTGGTAAATCAACGCTTGTCAACCTTATCCCACGTTTTTATGATGCCACGCAAGGAACAATCAAGGTTGACGGAGTAGATGTGCGACATTACGACCATGAAACCTTGCACAATATAGTCGGTTATATTCCACAGAAGGCTGTGCTTTTCTCAGGTGATATCACGTCAAATATGACGATGGGAACGAGCAATAACAGTCCCCTTGATGATGCTAAGATTTGGGAAGCCCTTGAATTGGCTCAAGGAAAAGACTTTGTTGAAAATAAAGAAGGTCAACTTAAAGCAGAAGTTGCCCAAGCTGGGTCTAACTTCTCAGGTGGACAGAAGCAACGTTTGGCTATTGCGCGTGCCTTGGCACGTAAGCCTGAAATCTTGATTTTCGATGATTCCTTCTCAGCCTTGGACTATAAGACCGATCGTAAGTTACGTCAAGAATTGGCTGAAAAAACACAAGATATGACCAAGTTGATTGTTGCCCAACGTATCTCTACTATTATGGATGCGGACCAAATCTTGGTACTTGACCAAGGTAAGGTCGTTGGTCAAGGGACTCACAAGGAACTCTTGGCAAATAATGAGGTTTACCAAGAAATTGCCTATTCACAATTGTCTAAGGAGGAGTTAGAAAATGGAAAATAAGCCAAAAACATCATCCTATAAACGCTTAAAACCCTATATTAAAGGTTTCCAAATTCCGTTTGTCCTTGCGATTTTTGGAGCAATTATTTCAGCGGTCATTACAGTTATTGGACCAGATAAGCTTAAAGAAATTACCAATACTATTACTGAAGGGATTACACCTACTAAAATGGGGACAATTCCAGGTATTGATTTGGACAAGGTAGCAAGTATTGCTATGACCTTGGCTGTTCTCTATGCCATTTCAGCGATTGTTGGTTACTTACAAAGCTTTACGGTTGCGACAGTTACACAACGCTTTTCACAACGTTTCCGTACAGCTATCCAAAAGAAAATCAATAGTGTTCCTCTTAATTATTTTGATAGTCACTCTCAAGGGGATACCCTCTCTCGTGTGACCAATGACGTTGACCTTTTGGGACAATCGCTTAGTCAAGGTTTAGGTACCTTGATTACTTCAAGTGTTCTCTTGGTGGCAGCCATTATTATGATGTTCTACTCAAATGTCACTATGGCTTTCACTGCGATTGGTTCTGTCTTGATAGGTTTTGTTCTGGTAGCCTTCATCATGGGCTTCTCGCAACCCCTTTTCAAACGCCAACAAGAAAATTTGGCTAATATTAATGGTTATATTGAAGAAATCTACACGGGTCAAGCAGTCGTAACGAGTTACAATGCTGCTCAAGAAAGCAGTCAAGCTTTCAAGGGACTTAATGATAAACTCTATAAATCGATGTGGCAATCACAGTTTATCTCAGGTATTATGATGCCACTTATGATTTTCATTGGGAACTTTGGTTATGTTATGGTCTGTCTTGTGGGTGCCATCAAAGTTATTGATGGTATCTTGACGATTGGTGATGTGGTAGCCTTCATGACCTATGTTCGTATCTTCTCCCAACCTCTTTCTCAAATTGCACAAGGGATTACACAACTCCAATCAGCTACTGCAGCCATTGGTCGTATCTTTGAATTTTTGGAAGAAAAAGATATGGACGACGAGTCAGCTAAGACAGCTGAGTTGACAGATACTAAAGGTCAAGTAGTCTTTGATCATGTTTCCTTTGGTTATACTCCTGAAAAGACTATTATTCATGACTTTTCAGCCCTTGCTAAGCCAGGTCAAAAGATTGCGATCGTTGGTCCAACAGGTGCTGGTAAGACGACTATTGTTAACCTGCTTATGAAGTTCTATAACATCGACCAAGGTCGTATTACCATTGACGGTGTGGATACTAATGACATGAAACGTGAAACCGTTCATGATCAATTCTCTATGGTGCTTCAAGACACTTGGCTCTTTGAAGGTACTATTCGTGATAATTTGATTTACAACCAAGAGAATATTTCTGATGAGCAAGTTATTGCTGCAGCTAAGGCTGTCGGTGTTCACCACTTCATCACCACACTTCCAAAGGGGTATGATACTTATTTGGATGATTCTGTGACCTTATCAGTTGGTCAGAAACAGCTCTTGACCATTGCGCGTGCGCTTCTTAAGGACGCCCCTCTTCTTATCTTGGATGAAGCGACATCATCAGTTGACACCCGAACAGAAGAATTGATTCAAAAAGCCATGGACAAGCTTATGGAAGGTCGGACTTCCTTTGTCATTGCCCACCGCTTATCAACCATTCGAAATGCTGACCTTATTCTTGTGATGAAAGATGGTAACATTATTGAACAGGGCAATCATGATGAGCTCATGGCAGCAGATGGTTTCTATGCTGATCTTTATAATAGTCAATTTACAGAAGAAGTTGCCTAAACTTTTCTTATAAAATTATAAGATTTTACAAAAATCTATAGCACGTATGACTGTCAGTCATGCGTTTTGTGTTATACTGAAAAAAACAGACAGATTAGGAGATTATGATGCAATATCGCAAAGCAAGACTAGACGAAGTTCAGGAAGTTGCACAAGTATGTGCAGATGCCTTTGAAGATTACCCCTATCTTTCAATGATTGCCAGTAATTTAAAGAATCCTGAACAGTATAAGGAATTTGTCTTAGCCTTGCAGGAAGTGTTGGTGCGTTTGGCGATTAAACAGGACTCATGTTTGGTGGCTGAAAAGGACGGTCGCATTGTTGCGGCAGCTATTTTACAGCATCAGACGATTTCTATGCTTAATTATCTTCAAAATGGGGCGACCAAGCTTTTCAGTTTTATAAGCATCACTAAGTTGTTCAAGTATTTTAACTTTGTTGAAGAGTCCGAAAGACATCTGGAAGATTCTGCAGAATACGACTGGTACCTGATGATGTTGGCGGTGACTCCAGATTATCAAAGAAAAGGGATAGGAAGTCTCTTTTTGCTTGAAGGGGTTGAACCCTTTGTACGTAGTACAGGAGGTCACAGCCTTGGCTTGATTACCAATCGTGATTACAATGTACCTTTCTACGAAAAAAATGGCTACAAACAATGTGGTTATAAGGTTTTGACCTACGAAACACACAAACTAGGCAACTGGCCTTTTGTCAAATCACTTGATGCATAGCCTTGTGCTATTTAACTTAGATAAGCAAAATGAATCTGGCTTCGGCTGGATTTTTTTCTTAGCTTTAGAGTCCTTCTTGTCTGGCTCATTCCTTATTTTTAAGTCTAACTATGCTATAATTAGGAAACGCTATTAGAGGAGGTTTATATGTCAACTCCAAGTATTTATGGGGAATATGCTCAGTATCTCCCCAAGATTTTACAAGAAATAACAGACCCGATTATTGCGGCTAATATTACTAGCAAAAAAGAAACAGGCTTTAAACTCTATGAACATTTTATTTCACGAATCAAAGAAAGCGATTCTATGCGTGAAAAGTGTCTTAGGAAAAATTTGCCTGAAACCAGCCAATCTGCTCTCAAAGAAATTCGTGACAGTATTGGAATTCGAATCGTTTGTGGCTTTGTTGATGATATTTATAAAACTATCGATGTCATCAAGACTATCCCTGGCGTTTCTATCTATAACGAGAAAGATTACATTTTAAATGCTAAGCCCAATGGCTATCGTTCTTACCACCTCATTTTGGAAATCGAAACCGAGTTTCCAGATGTCTTAGGAAATGAGAAAGGAACCTATTTTGTTGAGGTTCAGCTTCGAACCATCGCTCAGGATTCTTGGGCCAGTTTGGAGCATCAGATGAAGTACAAGCACGACATCAAAAATCCAGAAATGATTACCCGTGAGCTTAAGCGCTGTGCGGATGAATTAGCTTCATGCGATTTGACCATGCAGACCATCCGTAACTTAATTCAAGAAGGAGGGGACTAGAATGGCTTTGAAAATTCTACTAGCTGAGGATGAAGAGGCTCTTTCTCGAGTTTACAAGGCAGCCCTAGAGCATCAGGGTTATGAGGTGGATCAAGCATTCAATGGGCAAGAGGCTGTTGATTTAGCTGCACAAAATGCCTATCAAGTGATGATCATGGATATTATGATGCCCATTAAAACAGGTATCGAGGCCCTGAAAGAGATTCGCTCTTCTGGGGACAGGACACATGTCATTATGTTGACAGCTATGGCTGAAATTGATGATCGCGTGACCGGGCTTGATGCTGGGGCAGACGATTACTTGACCAAGCCAATCTCCCTTAAGGAACTTTTGGCTCGTCTGCGCTCATTAGAACGTCGTGTGAGTGAGAGCTTCACTGCCAAAATTTTGACTCTTGGTTCTGTTCGTTTGGACCAAGAAGAGCAGGAGTTGGTAGCTGGGAACGCTATTCGACTTTCAAGCAGAGAGACAAAGTTAATGGCCCACTTCATGCTTAATCCTGCTAAGAAATTAACGACTGAGCACCTTTTTAAGACCATCTGGGAGGATGAGGGAGATGTGGACGAGTCGATTGTCTGGGTCTATATTTCCTATCTGCGTCAGAAATTGCAAGCCATCCAGGCTGACATCAGCATTCTTGGTGAAAAAGGTGGCGACTTTTGCCTTCTCGCCAATTAGAGAGGAGTAGCTCATGTTTAGACGTTTACGACTTCAATTTATTACGATTGCTTCCTTGGCTATCCTCTTTATCTTGGTCTTTACGGTGGGAATCATCAATACTGTGAGGTCCTTTCAGACGGAGCAGGAAATTAGTAAGGTTCTCAATACACTCACAGAAAATAATGGTAGTTTTGGAAAAACGAAAAAAATTGAGATCAATCAAGGGCGTGAAATTCCATCAGATAGTTTTCGTTTTTTCAGCGCGACCTTGTCTGGTGATGAAGTGGTCAGTCAGGATACCAGTCATACTTCCTTGATAAATGATGAAGAGGCCGCTACTTATGCCCGTGCAGCTAGCCGAATGACGAGTACTCTTGGAACCATTAGAGAAAAAAATATTAATCTCAGTTATCAGGTTAGTAAAGTCAGCAAAAATAAGATCCTTGTGGTCTTTCTGGACACAACCTCTTATTATAATTCTTCCCAAGCCTTGTTAAGTCTTTCTATCCTTTTATCAATGTTTGGCTTTATCTTTTTTGTCATCATTGTCAGTGCCCTATCAGGAATTGTCATTCGTCCCTTCATTCGAAACTACGAAAAGCAGCGACGTTTTATTACCAATGCTGGTCATGAATTAAAGACACCATTGGCCATTATTTCTGCTAATACGGAGCTACAAGAACTCATGACTGGAGAGAATGAGTGGACCAAGTCGACGAATGACCAGGTGGCACGTTTGACCACTTTAATCAATTCTCTGGTAGCCCTATCTCGTCTGGAGGAGCAGCCGGATATCGTTCTTCAAGATGTAGATTTTTCCTATATTACTGAGGATGCAGCAGAGGACTTTAAGGGGCCTGTCGTTCGAGATGGTAAATCTTTCGTTATGGACATCACACCGGATATTCATGTGAAAGCAGAGGAGAAGTCTCTCTTTGAACTTGTAACCCTCCTTGTGGATAATGCTAACAAGTATTGTGATCCAGAAGGGACTGTAACCGTAAGGCTCCGTCAGATTGGAAGGACACGAAAACGGGCTCGTCTAGAAGTGTCAAACACCTATAAAGATGGTAAGGATGTTGACTATAGTAAGTTTTTTGAGCGTTTTTATCGTATCGAAGAATCCCATAATAACAGAGAACACAAGGGGTTTGGTATTGGCCTCTCCATGGCTCAAAGCATGGTCAAATTATTTAAGGGGCGTATCTTTGCCTCTTATAAAAATGACACCATCACCTTTACGGTTATCTTGTAAGGATATTTTTTAAATATTTGACTAGGTGAAAACCCTAATTTATGATAAAATAGTAAGGATGAAGATTTAGTGTTTTCTTTGCAAAAAAGAAACCATTTTCTTATCCTAAT
It encodes:
- a CDS encoding ABC transporter ATP-binding protein — translated: MFKIFKRLTTKELIMIVLVVIFVCLNVYLNLKIPDYMSDITTLLSTKGTKASDIFAWNTDAPGMRMLLMSFAGFMASVVVGFLAARTAASFTTRLRDDIFHQVLDFSDAEIKKFSIPSLLTRTTNDITQLQLVLTMGLQVITQGPIMAIWAITKIADKNGNWLLALLVAVAVIAILMLFLLIMVMPKQRLIQTLTDKLNSVTRESLTGIRVVRAYNAESYQEDKFEKANTDLTQNNLFIGRSLALLTPVMTAVSSGLTLAIYWIGAHLIEDVKIPTDPTKIAGAMENKIHLFSDMVVYSSYAMQVVMGFMMMIVVFFLLPRAVVAAGRINEVLDTQSSVSYPENSSKKPKEVGTVEFDDVSFRYSETSEPVLEHVSFKAKKGDTVAFIGSTGSGKSTLVNLIPRFYDATQGTIKVDGVDVRHYDHETLHNIVGYIPQKAVLFSGDITSNMTMGTSNNSPLDDAKIWEALELAQGKDFVENKEGQLKAEVAQAGSNFSGGQKQRLAIARALARKPEILIFDDSFSALDYKTDRKLRQELAEKTQDMTKLIVAQRISTIMDADQILVLDQGKVVGQGTHKELLANNEVYQEIAYSQLSKEELENGK
- a CDS encoding ABC transporter ATP-binding protein, translating into MENKPKTSSYKRLKPYIKGFQIPFVLAIFGAIISAVITVIGPDKLKEITNTITEGITPTKMGTIPGIDLDKVASIAMTLAVLYAISAIVGYLQSFTVATVTQRFSQRFRTAIQKKINSVPLNYFDSHSQGDTLSRVTNDVDLLGQSLSQGLGTLITSSVLLVAAIIMMFYSNVTMAFTAIGSVLIGFVLVAFIMGFSQPLFKRQQENLANINGYIEEIYTGQAVVTSYNAAQESSQAFKGLNDKLYKSMWQSQFISGIMMPLMIFIGNFGYVMVCLVGAIKVIDGILTIGDVVAFMTYVRIFSQPLSQIAQGITQLQSATAAIGRIFEFLEEKDMDDESAKTAELTDTKGQVVFDHVSFGYTPEKTIIHDFSALAKPGQKIAIVGPTGAGKTTIVNLLMKFYNIDQGRITIDGVDTNDMKRETVHDQFSMVLQDTWLFEGTIRDNLIYNQENISDEQVIAAAKAVGVHHFITTLPKGYDTYLDDSVTLSVGQKQLLTIARALLKDAPLLILDEATSSVDTRTEELIQKAMDKLMEGRTSFVIAHRLSTIRNADLILVMKDGNIIEQGNHDELMAADGFYADLYNSQFTEEVA
- a CDS encoding GNAT family N-acetyltransferase, encoding MQYRKARLDEVQEVAQVCADAFEDYPYLSMIASNLKNPEQYKEFVLALQEVLVRLAIKQDSCLVAEKDGRIVAAAILQHQTISMLNYLQNGATKLFSFISITKLFKYFNFVEESERHLEDSAEYDWYLMMLAVTPDYQRKGIGSLFLLEGVEPFVRSTGGHSLGLITNRDYNVPFYEKNGYKQCGYKVLTYETHKLGNWPFVKSLDA
- a CDS encoding GTP pyrophosphokinase family protein; the protein is MSTPSIYGEYAQYLPKILQEITDPIIAANITSKKETGFKLYEHFISRIKESDSMREKCLRKNLPETSQSALKEIRDSIGIRIVCGFVDDIYKTIDVIKTIPGVSIYNEKDYILNAKPNGYRSYHLILEIETEFPDVLGNEKGTYFVEVQLRTIAQDSWASLEHQMKYKHDIKNPEMITRELKRCADELASCDLTMQTIRNLIQEGGD
- a CDS encoding response regulator transcription factor, with product MALKILLAEDEEALSRVYKAALEHQGYEVDQAFNGQEAVDLAAQNAYQVMIMDIMMPIKTGIEALKEIRSSGDRTHVIMLTAMAEIDDRVTGLDAGADDYLTKPISLKELLARLRSLERRVSESFTAKILTLGSVRLDQEEQELVAGNAIRLSSRETKLMAHFMLNPAKKLTTEHLFKTIWEDEGDVDESIVWVYISYLRQKLQAIQADISILGEKGGDFCLLAN
- a CDS encoding sensor histidine kinase, translating into MFRRLRLQFITIASLAILFILVFTVGIINTVRSFQTEQEISKVLNTLTENNGSFGKTKKIEINQGREIPSDSFRFFSATLSGDEVVSQDTSHTSLINDEEAATYARAASRMTSTLGTIREKNINLSYQVSKVSKNKILVVFLDTTSYYNSSQALLSLSILLSMFGFIFFVIIVSALSGIVIRPFIRNYEKQRRFITNAGHELKTPLAIISANTELQELMTGENEWTKSTNDQVARLTTLINSLVALSRLEEQPDIVLQDVDFSYITEDAAEDFKGPVVRDGKSFVMDITPDIHVKAEEKSLFELVTLLVDNANKYCDPEGTVTVRLRQIGRTRKRARLEVSNTYKDGKDVDYSKFFERFYRIEESHNNREHKGFGIGLSMAQSMVKLFKGRIFASYKNDTITFTVIL